One Synechococcus sp. CC9605 genomic window carries:
- the lepB gene encoding signal peptidase I gives MKGRVSAIWEFWAPFLFTVSLYLLLRQFAFEARYIPSGSMLPGLQVGDKLIVEKLSYRSRPPQRGQIVVFNSPRAFDPVWKLEAGQPNPLKCGFVTFPGISWVVDRVLLQRYPECEAWIKRVVGVPGDVVEVNSRGAVSINGTAFNEPYVTNFCSDRDGMIGCKGLYAVVPEGNVVVLGDNRRNSQDARRWPGGPFLPDNQIIGRAVFRFWPPSRIGPLSN, from the coding sequence GTGAAGGGCAGAGTGAGCGCGATCTGGGAGTTCTGGGCCCCTTTTCTGTTCACGGTTTCGCTGTATCTCCTGCTTCGGCAGTTCGCCTTTGAAGCCCGCTATATCCCTTCGGGGTCGATGCTGCCGGGTCTTCAGGTGGGCGACAAGTTGATCGTCGAGAAGCTGTCGTACCGCTCCCGACCTCCTCAGCGGGGACAGATCGTTGTGTTCAATTCTCCGCGCGCCTTCGATCCCGTTTGGAAGTTGGAGGCGGGGCAACCCAATCCACTGAAGTGCGGCTTCGTCACCTTCCCGGGCATCAGCTGGGTTGTGGATCGTGTGCTGCTTCAGCGCTATCCCGAATGTGAAGCCTGGATCAAACGGGTGGTGGGTGTGCCTGGTGATGTTGTGGAGGTCAACAGCCGTGGTGCCGTGAGCATTAATGGCACGGCCTTCAATGAGCCTTACGTCACCAACTTTTGCTCCGATCGCGACGGAATGATCGGCTGCAAGGGCCTGTATGCAGTTGTTCCCGAAGGCAACGTCGTTGTCCTGGGCGACAACCGCCGCAACAGTCAGGATGCCCGTCGTTGGCCGGGCGGACCGTTTTTGCCTGACAATCAGATCATCGGGCGTGCCGTCTTCCGCTTCTGGCCCCCTTCGCGTATCGGTCCGCTTAGCAACTGA
- a CDS encoding cyclic nucleotide-binding domain-containing protein — protein MHALDTMRALASKAEVIHLSQGDVLFRTGETGSFMYGLLEGSVQLTWIDSAGHEGHEDIPVGHVFGAGALVMEDHQRLSTATATSDCRLIAMNRDKFLFAVQETPMFAVQLLASIDARLRDIKLADG, from the coding sequence ATGCATGCGCTCGACACCATGCGCGCTTTGGCCAGCAAGGCCGAAGTGATTCATCTCAGTCAGGGTGACGTGCTGTTTCGTACCGGCGAAACCGGCTCCTTCATGTACGGTCTGCTGGAGGGATCGGTGCAGCTCACCTGGATCGATTCAGCAGGCCATGAGGGACATGAGGACATCCCTGTGGGTCATGTCTTCGGCGCAGGGGCCTTGGTGATGGAGGACCATCAGCGGCTGAGCACCGCCACGGCCACCAGTGATTGCCGTTTGATTGCCATGAACCGCGACAAGTTCCTGTTTGCGGTTCAGGAGACGCCGATGTTCGCAGTGCAACTCCTCGCATCGATTGATGCCCGTTTGCGGGACATCAAGTTGGCCGACGGATGA
- a CDS encoding MFS transporter, translating to MHSRPLRLAMQLGLFQLSLGILGVLILGLLNRLLIQDIQVPAVLAAVAVGGQQLMGFTRAWFGHRSDRIPISRLRRTPFIVSSTVAIALLFCVACQLVLRLATSMEASGGELNGLLMGLLILVFVGIGTAIAAGGTAFSALIADRTTEAEWPRVLSVVWGMRLLGVLLGRSVLVNQVFGSACAADASRTSVLAGLERLSLVTPLLLLGLGLVSVFGVERRTTGLMLPAGSVPPDVPQRLALPQLLLQLRIIPQAGRFLGVLCLFTFSMFLNDAVLEPYGAAVFGMSVCATTALNVLIALGFFAGLGLSGFWLIERVGNIRTARVGAVLAALALLLMLWAGSEQSIPLLRTAFGLFGLSLGVCMNACLTLMFSFVQPGRTGFLLGVWGAGYSYSCGLATISGGGLLTLFKAWNGGDLFAAYGGVFGLQMVCFLGAALMTRRLDVVSFRNTVRTHFSDVIEMAVD from the coding sequence GTGCACAGCCGTCCCCTGCGTCTGGCAATGCAGTTGGGGTTGTTCCAGCTCAGCCTGGGGATTCTTGGCGTCCTGATCCTGGGACTTCTGAATCGTCTGTTGATTCAAGACATCCAGGTCCCGGCGGTGCTGGCGGCTGTCGCCGTTGGTGGTCAGCAGTTGATGGGGTTCACCCGTGCCTGGTTCGGCCATCGTTCCGATCGCATCCCCATCAGCCGGCTGCGTCGCACGCCCTTCATCGTCAGCAGCACTGTGGCGATTGCACTGTTGTTCTGTGTGGCCTGCCAGTTGGTGCTGCGCTTGGCCACCAGCATGGAGGCCTCCGGCGGTGAGCTGAATGGGCTGCTGATGGGTCTGTTGATCCTGGTTTTTGTTGGGATCGGTACCGCGATTGCCGCTGGTGGCACGGCGTTTTCAGCCTTGATTGCTGATCGCACCACGGAAGCCGAATGGCCGCGGGTGCTGTCGGTGGTGTGGGGGATGCGTCTCCTGGGGGTGTTGCTGGGAAGAAGTGTTCTGGTGAATCAGGTGTTCGGCAGTGCCTGTGCGGCTGATGCCAGCCGAACATCGGTGCTGGCTGGTTTGGAGCGTCTGTCGCTGGTGACGCCGCTGCTTCTGCTGGGGCTTGGCCTGGTATCGGTCTTCGGCGTGGAACGCCGCACCACGGGCTTGATGCTGCCTGCAGGGTCGGTCCCCCCCGATGTTCCTCAGCGGTTGGCTTTGCCCCAGTTGCTGTTGCAACTGCGCATCATCCCTCAGGCCGGACGCTTCCTCGGGGTGCTGTGCCTGTTCACCTTCAGCATGTTCCTCAACGATGCGGTGCTTGAGCCCTACGGCGCCGCCGTCTTTGGCATGAGTGTTTGTGCCACCACAGCGCTAAACGTGTTGATTGCCCTGGGCTTCTTTGCTGGCCTGGGTCTGAGTGGCTTCTGGTTGATTGAGCGTGTCGGCAACATCAGAACGGCCCGGGTGGGTGCGGTGCTGGCTGCTTTGGCTTTGCTGTTGATGCTTTGGGCAGGCTCTGAGCAGTCCATCCCCCTGTTGCGGACTGCCTTTGGTTTATTTGGCTTGTCGCTTGGGGTGTGCATGAATGCCTGCCTCACCTTGATGTTCAGCTTTGTGCAGCCAGGACGCACCGGCTTTCTGCTTGGTGTTTGGGGGGCGGGCTATTCCTATTCCTGCGGCCTGGCCACCATCAGTGGAGGCGGTCTGCTCACCTTGTTCAAAGCCTGGAACGGTGGTGATTTGTTCGCTGCCTATGGCGGAGTGTTTGGCCTGCAGATGGTCTGTTTCCTGGGTGCCGCCTTGATGACGCGCCGTTTGGATGTGGTGTCTTTCCGCAACACGGTGAGAACCCACTTTTCCGATGTCATTGAAATGGCAGTGGATTGA
- a CDS encoding dihydroorotase, which produces MNDTLLLDPVRVLRGPGHSVQLGAVLINQGVLVGFDDEARQQALGLGIKASPAADQLVAPCLVDPHSVLETPFSGDQETAVSMRHCAAAGGYGQIALLPRSSSWRDRPERLQGFSLDQDQTATVRLHLWGGFSSGGKGDELAPHGDLLEHGAIGLADDDAMVPAPLLERGLLLGEMGGCPVLVAPRDPTLQGEGLVREGVETLRAGWPADPVTSETLPLGQVLLLHQRHPERQLRLMNLSTAAAVQQLSGCESPPISSVSWWHLLTDRSMLASSSPSWRVCPSLGGPDDRQLLIQAVQQRTITAVAVHAVPLDAEDMLLPGDQRPAGLSGHHVVLPALWNALVQPGHWSVEDLWQALSFGPSALIDQPPEQLEQGSRRWLLFDPDSRWTIGSDTPGAPRAANIPWLGRELQGRVVACGLSC; this is translated from the coding sequence ATGAACGACACCTTGCTGCTGGATCCGGTGCGCGTCCTGCGTGGCCCCGGACATTCGGTTCAGCTCGGTGCAGTTCTGATCAACCAGGGGGTTCTCGTCGGCTTTGACGACGAGGCGAGGCAGCAGGCCCTCGGCCTGGGCATCAAAGCCAGTCCTGCAGCGGATCAACTGGTCGCTCCCTGCCTGGTTGATCCCCATTCCGTCCTGGAGACCCCTTTCAGTGGGGATCAAGAAACAGCCGTGAGTATGCGGCACTGTGCCGCCGCAGGAGGCTACGGCCAGATTGCCCTACTTCCCCGCAGCAGCAGCTGGCGCGATCGTCCAGAACGACTCCAGGGATTCAGCCTCGATCAGGATCAGACGGCAACGGTTCGCCTGCACCTTTGGGGAGGCTTCAGCAGTGGTGGCAAGGGGGATGAACTTGCTCCCCATGGCGATCTTCTCGAACACGGTGCCATCGGACTGGCGGACGACGACGCCATGGTTCCAGCCCCGTTGCTGGAACGGGGATTGCTGCTCGGAGAAATGGGGGGTTGCCCGGTGCTCGTGGCACCCCGGGATCCCACGCTGCAGGGGGAGGGGCTGGTGCGGGAAGGGGTGGAGACGCTGCGGGCCGGATGGCCAGCGGATCCGGTCACCAGCGAGACCCTTCCTCTCGGCCAGGTGCTGCTGCTGCATCAACGTCATCCGGAACGACAACTGCGGCTGATGAACCTCTCCACTGCAGCGGCGGTGCAGCAGCTTTCAGGCTGCGAGTCGCCCCCCATAAGCAGCGTGAGCTGGTGGCATCTCCTCACCGACCGCAGCATGCTGGCCAGCAGCAGTCCGAGCTGGCGCGTCTGCCCCTCCCTCGGTGGTCCAGACGATCGCCAGCTGTTGATCCAGGCCGTTCAGCAGCGAACGATTACTGCCGTGGCTGTCCACGCTGTTCCTCTGGATGCTGAGGACATGCTGTTGCCGGGTGACCAGCGCCCCGCAGGCCTCAGCGGCCACCATGTGGTGCTTCCTGCGCTCTGGAATGCCCTGGTGCAGCCGGGCCACTGGAGCGTTGAAGACCTTTGGCAGGCCCTCAGCTTTGGGCCGTCAGCCCTGATCGATCAGCCCCCTGAACAACTCGAACAGGGCAGCAGGCGCTGGCTGCTGTTTGATCCCGATTCACGCTGGACCATCGGCAGTGACACGCCGGGAGCACCACGTGCCGCCAACATCCCCTGGCTGGGACGGGAGCTTCAGGGACGAGTTGTGGCCTGTGGCCTCAGTTGCTAA
- a CDS encoding histidine phosphatase family protein, translating into MPLRLLLVRHGLSSFNKERRIQGRDDLSNLSEEGHEQARALGRSLEDVSLQAIYSSPLQRAAATTASLLETKGGQSPAPVFDDRLLEVDLEPWSGQTIDELMQGSTEAYKIWKQRPMELELQRRDGSSYKPLPELMEQAQDFISKLLERHPANGNDTLLVVAHNAILRCLMLVLLGEPDHGFRRLRVDNTSLSVFNIRPGENGPQVQIECLNSITHLQPLPEKGKNARLILVRHGETDWNKAGRFQGQIDIPLNENGRRQAAAARDFLKDIPIDRAWSSTLSRPTETAQIILEAHPDVPLTQIDGLVEIGHGVWEGKLESEIREDWSELLDTWKRAPETVQMPEGETIQDVWGRSVRSWGEIAGELKPEETVLVVAHDAVNKTILCDLLGLTPADIWAVKQGNGGVTVVDIAADPGQPAVVTCLNLTSHFGSVIDRTAAGAL; encoded by the coding sequence GTGCCCCTTCGTCTTCTTCTGGTCCGCCACGGTCTCAGCAGTTTCAACAAGGAACGACGGATCCAGGGCCGCGATGATCTTTCGAACCTCAGCGAGGAGGGGCATGAGCAGGCCCGGGCCCTGGGCCGCTCGCTTGAGGACGTGAGCCTCCAGGCCATCTACAGCTCCCCACTGCAGCGAGCGGCCGCGACGACGGCGAGCCTGCTGGAGACCAAAGGTGGTCAGTCCCCAGCTCCCGTCTTTGATGACAGACTGCTGGAGGTGGATCTTGAGCCCTGGTCTGGCCAGACCATCGACGAACTGATGCAAGGCTCAACGGAGGCCTACAAGATCTGGAAGCAGCGGCCCATGGAGCTGGAGCTCCAGCGTCGTGATGGTTCGAGCTACAAGCCACTGCCTGAGCTGATGGAACAGGCGCAGGACTTCATCAGCAAGTTGTTGGAACGCCATCCCGCCAACGGCAACGACACGCTGCTGGTGGTGGCCCACAACGCCATCCTGCGCTGCCTGATGCTGGTGTTGCTGGGGGAACCCGACCACGGCTTCCGGCGGCTCCGCGTCGACAACACCTCCCTTTCGGTCTTCAACATCCGGCCGGGAGAGAACGGCCCCCAGGTGCAAATTGAATGCCTGAACAGCATCACGCACCTGCAACCGCTGCCGGAGAAGGGCAAAAACGCCAGGCTGATTTTGGTGCGACACGGCGAAACCGACTGGAACAAAGCCGGGCGCTTCCAGGGGCAGATCGATATTCCGCTGAATGAGAACGGTCGCCGTCAAGCCGCGGCCGCCCGCGACTTCCTCAAAGACATCCCCATCGATCGGGCCTGGAGCAGCACGCTGTCGCGCCCGACCGAAACGGCCCAGATCATTCTCGAGGCGCATCCCGATGTGCCCCTGACCCAGATCGACGGACTGGTGGAAATCGGACACGGAGTCTGGGAAGGCAAGCTCGAATCCGAAATCAGAGAGGACTGGTCGGAGCTGCTGGACACCTGGAAACGTGCTCCGGAGACCGTGCAGATGCCTGAGGGGGAAACCATTCAGGACGTGTGGGGCCGTTCCGTCCGCAGCTGGGGAGAGATCGCTGGCGAGTTGAAGCCTGAGGAAACGGTGCTGGTGGTGGCCCACGACGCCGTCAACAAGACGATCCTCTGCGACCTGTTGGGGCTGACCCCGGCCGACATCTGGGCTGTCAAACAGGGCAACGGTGGCGTCACGGTGGTCGACATTGCCGCCGATCCAGGCCAGCCTGCAGTGGTGACCTGCCTCAACCTCACCTCCCACTTCGGAAGCGTGATTGACCGCACGGCAGCAGGCGCTCTCTGA
- a CDS encoding transaldolase, translating into MASLLDQLSQMTVVVADTGDLEAIRKFTPRDATTNPSLILAAAQIPAYQNLIDEALRSSRKLMGSDAAVEDVVREALDEISVIFGKEILKIVPRRVSTEVDARLSFDTDATIEKGRKLIRLYNDAGISNDRVLIKIASTWEGIKAAEVLEQEGIHCNLTLLFGFGQAIACAEAGVTLISPFVGRILDWYKAETGRDSYPGPEDPGVISVTKIFNYYKTHGYDTEVMGASFRNIDEITELAGCDLLTISPKLLDQLRETDAVLTQKLDATHPTDGEAKIHVDRATFDALMQDDRMASDKLTEGIKGFSKAIETLEHQLAHRLAELEGGSAFRHAVSEIFMLNDMNGDGSITRDEWLGSDAIFDALDQDHDGLISQEDVRQGFGAALTLTSV; encoded by the coding sequence ATGGCCAGCCTGCTCGATCAGCTTTCACAAATGACCGTGGTCGTTGCCGACACGGGTGATCTGGAGGCGATCCGTAAGTTCACCCCTCGCGATGCCACCACCAACCCGTCATTGATCCTGGCTGCCGCACAGATTCCGGCTTATCAGAACCTGATTGATGAGGCTTTGCGCTCGTCGCGCAAGTTGATGGGCAGCGATGCAGCGGTGGAAGACGTGGTGCGGGAAGCTCTGGATGAGATCAGTGTGATCTTCGGCAAGGAGATTCTCAAGATTGTTCCCCGCCGTGTGTCAACGGAGGTGGATGCCCGCCTGAGTTTTGACACCGACGCCACGATTGAAAAAGGGCGCAAGCTGATTCGTCTGTACAACGATGCCGGCATCAGCAACGATCGCGTTCTGATCAAAATTGCCTCCACCTGGGAAGGCATCAAAGCCGCCGAGGTGCTGGAGCAAGAGGGGATTCACTGCAACCTCACCCTTCTGTTTGGTTTCGGTCAGGCCATTGCCTGTGCCGAAGCCGGCGTCACTCTGATCTCCCCCTTCGTGGGGCGCATCCTGGACTGGTACAAGGCTGAAACCGGACGCGATTCTTACCCCGGGCCTGAGGATCCGGGTGTGATTTCGGTGACCAAGATCTTTAACTACTACAAAACCCACGGCTACGACACGGAGGTGATGGGGGCGAGCTTCCGCAACATTGATGAGATCACGGAGTTGGCCGGTTGTGATCTGCTCACGATTTCACCGAAGTTGCTGGATCAGCTCCGTGAGACTGATGCTGTGCTGACCCAGAAATTGGATGCCACCCATCCCACCGATGGCGAAGCCAAGATCCACGTCGATCGCGCCACCTTTGATGCACTGATGCAGGACGATCGGATGGCCAGCGACAAACTCACCGAGGGCATTAAAGGCTTTAGCAAGGCCATTGAAACCCTGGAGCATCAACTGGCCCATCGTCTGGCTGAACTGGAGGGTGGATCTGCCTTCCGCCATGCCGTTTCCGAGATCTTCATGCTCAACGATATGAACGGCGATGGCTCGATCACCCGCGATGAATGGCTCGGCAGCGATGCCATTTTTGATGCCCTGGATCAGGACCACGACGGTCTGATCTCTCAGGAGGACGTGCGTCAAGGCTTTGGCGCAGCGCTGACTCTGACCTCGGTCTGA
- a CDS encoding 2Fe-2S iron-sulfur cluster-binding protein has translation MPTIRFEQEGQQVGCIEGANLRKAALDAGVNPYKSLNNLNNCSGVGQCGTCVMEVLEGQANLSPRSDVEEVYLADRPANFRLSCRTTVFGDVTVRTSPAEGVGRGSNSLVGAIKSLFGR, from the coding sequence GTGCCCACCATCCGATTCGAGCAGGAAGGCCAGCAGGTTGGCTGCATCGAGGGCGCAAATCTGCGAAAGGCTGCACTTGATGCGGGCGTCAATCCCTACAAGAGTCTCAACAACCTCAACAACTGCAGTGGGGTTGGTCAGTGCGGCACCTGCGTGATGGAGGTGCTCGAGGGACAGGCCAACCTTTCCCCTCGCAGCGATGTTGAAGAGGTCTACCTCGCAGACCGTCCTGCGAACTTCCGCCTGAGCTGCCGCACCACAGTGTTTGGTGATGTCACCGTTCGCACCAGTCCCGCTGAAGGTGTGGGCCGCGGCTCCAACAGCCTCGTTGGTGCGATCAAATCCCTGTTCGGCCGCTGA
- a CDS encoding peptidoglycan D,D-transpeptidase FtsI family protein, with amino-acid sequence MTRVSGRRPIRSRSSRARVVPLTQVPPKRLWIIFWILAAGLLGLVGRMAWLQLVQAPDLEQRARQLQTQRTQPLGQRRPIVDRTGRLVAMDEKRFRLWAHPRYFNMPGDNPNLVRPAEDVAVVLADPLARPAPALLKAMGTQASGIKLAEELDPETADRIRALGISGLDLEAYPQRVYPQASLFANVVGFLNAERQPQAGLEQSRDGDLARHEQTRYLRRGADGTPLPANLAPGSFYGDDLRLQLTLDSRLQQVALKALAEQVAKWRAQKGAAIVMDATNGELLVLASTPTYDPNRYWDFPTGRFREWSVQDLYEPGSTFKPINLALALQDGAIQATDRVDDVGKLMVGGWPINNHDKKAHGLVDFATVLKVSSNVGMVQAMRRLDDDDYWNWMERLGINQRPDTDLPGAVAGQLKSKKQFTSQPIEPATTAFGQGFSLTPLKLVQLHGMLANGGKLISPHITRGFHSGDALAPAAAPSGQQLLNPEVTRTVLQWMESVVDQGSGKGVKTPGYRIGGKTGTAQKALNGIYLPGAKICSFVATLPIEDPRYVVFVVVDEPRGEHAYGSTVAVPVAKQIIDALLVVERIAPSKPAELNKLLNS; translated from the coding sequence ATGACGCGGGTGTCAGGGCGTCGACCCATCCGTTCGCGCAGCTCCCGCGCGCGGGTCGTGCCTCTGACCCAGGTTCCCCCCAAGCGGCTTTGGATCATCTTCTGGATCCTGGCGGCAGGCTTGCTGGGGTTGGTGGGTCGCATGGCCTGGCTGCAGTTGGTGCAAGCCCCCGACCTGGAGCAGCGTGCCCGTCAGCTGCAGACGCAGCGCACCCAACCCTTGGGGCAGCGCCGTCCGATCGTCGATCGCACCGGCCGCTTGGTCGCGATGGATGAAAAGCGCTTCCGGCTCTGGGCCCATCCCCGCTACTTCAACATGCCGGGAGATAACCCCAATCTCGTCCGCCCTGCCGAAGATGTGGCGGTGGTGTTGGCCGATCCCTTGGCGCGTCCCGCACCTGCGCTGCTGAAAGCCATGGGAACCCAGGCCTCAGGGATCAAATTGGCTGAGGAGCTGGATCCGGAAACGGCTGACCGCATCCGGGCCCTCGGAATCAGTGGCCTCGATCTGGAGGCCTATCCCCAGCGGGTGTATCCCCAGGCGTCGTTGTTCGCCAACGTGGTGGGCTTCCTCAATGCGGAGCGGCAACCTCAAGCGGGTCTTGAGCAGAGCCGTGATGGTGATCTGGCTCGCCATGAGCAAACCCGATACCTCCGCCGGGGTGCTGATGGCACGCCGTTGCCGGCCAACCTCGCCCCGGGATCCTTCTATGGCGATGATTTGCGCCTGCAGCTGACGCTGGATTCCAGGCTCCAGCAGGTGGCGCTCAAAGCTCTTGCTGAGCAGGTTGCCAAGTGGAGAGCCCAGAAGGGCGCCGCAATCGTGATGGATGCCACCAATGGTGAGTTGTTGGTGCTGGCATCGACACCCACCTATGACCCCAACCGCTACTGGGATTTCCCCACAGGGCGGTTTCGGGAATGGTCCGTTCAGGATCTCTATGAACCCGGCTCGACGTTCAAGCCGATCAACTTGGCTCTGGCCCTCCAGGACGGCGCCATTCAGGCGACGGATCGGGTGGATGACGTGGGCAAGCTGATGGTCGGTGGTTGGCCGATCAACAACCACGACAAAAAAGCCCATGGTTTGGTGGACTTCGCCACTGTGCTCAAGGTGTCAAGCAACGTCGGTATGGTCCAGGCCATGCGGCGTCTTGACGACGATGACTACTGGAACTGGATGGAGCGTCTTGGCATCAATCAGCGTCCAGACACCGACCTCCCCGGGGCGGTGGCTGGTCAGCTCAAGAGCAAGAAGCAGTTCACCAGTCAGCCGATCGAGCCGGCGACGACAGCCTTTGGTCAGGGGTTTTCGCTCACACCGCTCAAGCTGGTGCAGCTGCACGGAATGCTGGCTAACGGTGGCAAGTTGATCAGTCCCCACATCACCCGTGGCTTCCACTCGGGTGATGCCTTGGCTCCTGCCGCGGCACCCAGTGGTCAGCAGTTGCTGAACCCGGAGGTCACGCGCACGGTGCTCCAGTGGATGGAGTCGGTGGTGGATCAGGGCAGTGGCAAGGGAGTGAAAACACCCGGCTACCGAATTGGTGGCAAAACAGGGACAGCGCAAAAGGCCCTGAATGGGATCTATCTCCCAGGAGCCAAGATCTGCAGCTTCGTGGCCACCTTGCCGATTGAGGATCCCCGTTACGTGGTGTTTGTGGTGGTGGATGAGCCCCGAGGTGAACACGCCTATGGCTCCACCGTTGCCGTTCCTGTCGCCAAACAGATCATTGATGCCTTGCTGGTTGTTGAGCGTATCGCCCCCTCAAAACCTGCTGAATTGAACAAGCTTTTGAACAGCTGA
- a CDS encoding arsenate reductase family protein has product MAGTLQVYSYNRCSTCRKALAWLTERGIAHEVHDITLTPPSKDMLVAAHQSLGDRKLLFNTSGQSYRAMGAAAVKALSDDEALEALAADGKLIKRPFVEVNSSTYLTGFKPDLWESSLQG; this is encoded by the coding sequence TTGGCCGGAACTCTCCAGGTCTACAGCTACAACCGCTGCAGCACCTGTCGAAAGGCATTGGCCTGGCTCACCGAGCGAGGCATCGCCCATGAGGTGCACGACATCACCCTGACTCCACCGTCCAAGGACATGTTGGTAGCTGCTCACCAATCCCTCGGCGACAGGAAGCTGTTGTTCAACACCAGTGGCCAGAGCTATCGCGCCATGGGTGCGGCAGCAGTGAAGGCTCTGTCGGATGACGAAGCTCTAGAGGCTCTGGCTGCTGATGGCAAGTTGATCAAACGTCCGTTCGTGGAGGTGAATTCCTCCACGTATTTAACCGGTTTCAAGCCTGATCTATGGGAGTCGTCACTCCAGGGCTGA
- a CDS encoding CPBP family intramembrane glutamic endopeptidase, which yields MPSSPQPVSPRWKGLLAALSLALAGFIWLSGLIDSLSRPSVAPALSLQQQELTLLAEPAVPPPLREALLGEAPREALRKALEGISAEERTERQQQMFLLLQGQGSASADLERGGDDPLLQQLQCEAGAADPTLCIDAAAAGQAAFRLALSTVLPLVTALLGGVLLLCQAWRLLRGRLMAWPDVQGPELTLVDMALLVAGGFVVISAVGVPLVAFPLVGALTAGLGSPRREAVSVVINYGVMALPSLLILWRQVRSLPRERAPLGGWMQWRVRPLFSALRDAMTGWLMVTPVVMLTGWLLVRLVGDPGGSNPLLELVLGSRDPLALGLLALTAVVLAPLFEETIFRGALLPVLATKLGPLPGVLLSGLLFAMAHISVGELAPLTVLGVGLGLVRLRSGRLWPSVLMHGLWNAVTFLNLLLL from the coding sequence GTGCCCAGTTCCCCACAACCGGTTTCCCCGCGCTGGAAGGGACTTCTGGCGGCCTTGTCCCTCGCTTTGGCCGGTTTTATCTGGTTGTCCGGCTTGATTGACAGCCTCTCGCGACCTTCGGTGGCACCGGCCCTGAGCCTTCAGCAGCAGGAGCTGACACTTCTGGCCGAACCAGCAGTGCCGCCCCCGCTGCGGGAGGCCCTCCTGGGGGAGGCGCCGCGGGAGGCGCTGCGCAAGGCCCTTGAGGGAATCAGCGCAGAAGAGCGCACTGAACGGCAGCAACAAATGTTCCTGTTGTTGCAAGGGCAAGGTTCCGCATCAGCGGATCTCGAACGCGGTGGCGACGATCCTTTGCTCCAGCAGCTCCAGTGCGAAGCAGGCGCCGCTGATCCGACGCTCTGCATCGATGCTGCAGCCGCGGGGCAAGCGGCGTTCCGTTTGGCCCTCAGCACGGTGCTGCCCCTGGTGACGGCCCTGCTCGGTGGCGTGCTGCTGCTCTGTCAGGCCTGGCGTCTGCTGCGAGGTCGTCTGATGGCCTGGCCCGATGTTCAGGGGCCGGAGCTGACCCTGGTCGACATGGCCCTGCTGGTGGCGGGTGGCTTTGTGGTGATCAGTGCCGTTGGCGTTCCGCTGGTGGCGTTCCCGTTGGTTGGGGCATTGACGGCGGGGCTGGGCAGCCCTCGTCGTGAAGCCGTCAGCGTGGTGATCAATTACGGCGTGATGGCGCTGCCGAGCTTGCTGATCCTCTGGCGGCAAGTGCGTTCGCTGCCGAGGGAGAGGGCACCGCTGGGGGGGTGGATGCAGTGGCGTGTGCGGCCGCTGTTCTCCGCTCTACGGGATGCAATGACGGGCTGGTTGATGGTGACGCCGGTGGTGATGCTCACGGGGTGGTTGCTCGTGCGCCTGGTGGGGGACCCCGGGGGCAGCAATCCGTTGTTGGAGTTGGTGTTGGGCAGCCGTGATCCGCTTGCCCTGGGCTTGCTTGCTCTCACCGCGGTTGTGCTGGCGCCGCTGTTTGAAGAAACGATCTTCCGCGGTGCCTTGCTGCCGGTGTTGGCGACCAAGCTCGGTCCCCTCCCGGGGGTTCTGCTCAGTGGCCTGTTGTTTGCCATGGCCCACATCAGTGTTGGCGAGTTGGCACCGCTCACGGTGTTGGGGGTTGGGCTTGGTTTGGTGCGGCTCCGCAGCGGACGCCTGTGGCCCTCGGTGCTGATGCATGGGCTGTGGAACGCCGTGACCTTCCTGAACCTGCTGCTGCTCTGA